The following proteins come from a genomic window of Scylla paramamosain isolate STU-SP2022 chromosome 46, ASM3559412v1, whole genome shotgun sequence:
- the LOC135094679 gene encoding uncharacterized protein LOC135094679 isoform X2 yields the protein MKAELTKTITQQEKGPVCYLPAVLCCRSPAVVAEGGKTAQEVVILWCKAGVTSQKKGRRVVSSAAEITMSLASKVTLGAACCVTAAIVGYVHLKQSIDREKLHEGVIRDVERQQRRKAENVYLLQQQSDLTKQLRQEQQQREAAQQAATPT from the exons ATGAAGGCAGAACTTACCAAAACAATTACGCAACAAGAGAAGGGCCCTGTGTGTTACCTGCCTGCCGTCCTCTGCTGCCGCTCGCCTGCTGTAGTGGCTGAAGGTGGGAAGACAGCTCAGGAGGTTGTCATCTTGTGGTGTAAGGCAGGAGTCACCtcacagaagaaaggaagacg TGTGGTGAGCAGCGCGGCTGAGATCACCATGTCCCTGGCCTCCAAGGTGACCCTGGGCGCTGCGTGTTGTGTCACCGCAGCCATCGTGGGCTACGTGCATCTCAAGCAGAGCATCGACAG AGAGAAGCTGCATGAGGGAGTGATCCGGGACGTGGAGAGGCAGCAGCGGCGCAAGGCAGAGAATGTATATTTGTTGCAGCAACAGTCTGACCTCACCAAGCAGCTgaggcaggagcagcagcagagggAGGCAGCACAGCAGGCTGCCACCCCCACCTAG
- the LOC135094679 gene encoding uncharacterized protein LOC135094679 isoform X1, whose product MKAELTKTITQQEKGPVCYLPAVLCCRSPAVVAEGGKTAQEVVILWCKAGVTSQKKGRRSCSSVVSSAAEITMSLASKVTLGAACCVTAAIVGYVHLKQSIDREKLHEGVIRDVERQQRRKAENVYLLQQQSDLTKQLRQEQQQREAAQQAATPT is encoded by the exons ATGAAGGCAGAACTTACCAAAACAATTACGCAACAAGAGAAGGGCCCTGTGTGTTACCTGCCTGCCGTCCTCTGCTGCCGCTCGCCTGCTGTAGTGGCTGAAGGTGGGAAGACAGCTCAGGAGGTTGTCATCTTGTGGTGTAAGGCAGGAGTCACCtcacagaagaaaggaagacg TTCATGCTCCAGTGTGGTGAGCAGCGCGGCTGAGATCACCATGTCCCTGGCCTCCAAGGTGACCCTGGGCGCTGCGTGTTGTGTCACCGCAGCCATCGTGGGCTACGTGCATCTCAAGCAGAGCATCGACAG AGAGAAGCTGCATGAGGGAGTGATCCGGGACGTGGAGAGGCAGCAGCGGCGCAAGGCAGAGAATGTATATTTGTTGCAGCAACAGTCTGACCTCACCAAGCAGCTgaggcaggagcagcagcagagggAGGCAGCACAGCAGGCTGCCACCCCCACCTAG
- the LOC135094679 gene encoding protein PET117 homolog, mitochondrial-like isoform X3 codes for MSLASKVTLGAACCVTAAIVGYVHLKQSIDREKLHEGVIRDVERQQRRKAENVYLLQQQSDLTKQLRQEQQQREAAQQAATPT; via the exons ATGTCCCTGGCCTCCAAGGTGACCCTGGGCGCTGCGTGTTGTGTCACCGCAGCCATCGTGGGCTACGTGCATCTCAAGCAGAGCATCGACAG AGAGAAGCTGCATGAGGGAGTGATCCGGGACGTGGAGAGGCAGCAGCGGCGCAAGGCAGAGAATGTATATTTGTTGCAGCAACAGTCTGACCTCACCAAGCAGCTgaggcaggagcagcagcagagggAGGCAGCACAGCAGGCTGCCACCCCCACCTAG